In bacterium, the DNA window AAAAAAAATTGATTATGGCTGAAATTTGCATGTGAGATATTTTTTGATAGTCTAATCTTATGCTTATGATAATGTTGGCGAGCGTAGAGGAGAGCGTATGAAGTGCCCCAAGTGCGGTGGTTTAATGATCATGCAATCGTTCTTTGATCACTTCATTAACTTTGAAGGCTGGAAGTGCCTGAATTGTGGCAAAATTATTGAAAAGCGTGAAAATACAATAAGGGATGATGCTTTTAGTCTCTTTTATCAGCGACAGAAGATCAAAAAACAAAATAATTAATACACATGACAAAATTTTTTATAAGTATTCAGGGAGGCTATCAAGGTCTCTATATAGCTCTTTTTCGCGAAAAAATATGTATTCAAGAAGTTTTTAAAAATGATAAACGTGCAAGTTCTGAGCTTGTTCCGTATGTTCAAGAATTATTGCAAGAGCATAATCTATCATTGAACGATTGTGCATTTATTGCTGTTGATAGAGGGCCGGGCGCCTTTACGTCGTTACGTGTTGTTTTGGCAACGGTAAACGGTATTGGCTTGGCGGCCAGCAAACCGCTAATCGGTGTCAATGGCTTGCAGGCATTGTCTGATCAAGTTAAAGCATCTATTGCTGATGAATCAAAAAATTTTGTCTTGTTGCTCAATGCGTACAATGACGATGTTTATTATGCGCTTGAAACGGTTGGTAATGATCGCGAAGAAGGATGCGAAAAAATTCAGGACTTACTTGCTCGGCTTAAAGCAGGCTATCCGGAATTATCGTTTGTCTTTGCTGGTAATGCCGTTCAGCTGCACGCAGAAAAAATTAAAGAAGCCTTACCGCGTGCTCAATTACTTGATGAATTTCAGGTTGCAACGGCCGAGTTTGTTGGCTTGCGAGCATATCAAGATTGGCTTGAGCAAAAAAATATTACGACCAAAGTTGAGCCGTTATATCTCAAGACGCAATATTTTTCTTTAAAAAAACCACCATTATAATTAATTTCTGATCAAGCTTCGCAACAAGCCAAGGCCTACTAGTGCTGCATCGCGCGAGCGTAAAATACTGGTGGTGAGTGCGTAGCTGTTAAAGCCGTTAGCGCATAAATTTGCTAATTCGTTATCAGTTAAGCCGCCTTCAGCGCCCAACATAACGTTTAGTTGCTGATTACTTGGCGCTTCAAGTAGCGTACGGGCAGCTTGGCCGTGTGCGTCGAAAAGAATATTAGTGCCTTTGATTGTTGTTTTGAGGATCTCTGAAAGTTTTTGTGCCGGTGCAATGTGCGGGAAAACAAAACTTTTCGATTGTTCAATGGCAGCAACAATAATTTTTTCAAGACGTTCAGTTTCGCGTGGTTCCCATTTTCTTTCAGATTTTTCAGAGATAACCGGAATGATGGTCTGTACGCCCATTTGAGTGGCGGTATACACAATATCTTCAAAAACATTTTTCTTGGTAACGCATTGGTAAAATGTTATGCCTGGTGCGGGAGCCACATTTTTTTCAATGTGCGCAACCCGGCCGACAATCATATTTTTGTCTTGTTGGGTTGTGCTCAAGCATATTTCTACATGATAGTTTTTATCAAACAACATTACCCGATCGCTCTCTTCTAGTCGCAAAACATTAAAAATGCGTTTATACAAATCTTTGTCGTGCAGCGAGATGAGATCATTTTTCTTGTGTACTATGCTTAACGAAAGTGTGGGTGCGTACAGTGCAAAAATGTGTTTATTTGTTTTCATACATAAACTATTTAGCTTGAGCTTTATCGCGCAAAATAAGCCACCACAAAATAGCAGCAATGGTAAAATTGGCGGCGATAAGACTACCTACTACAAAATCTTCTGGGTGGTCTTGGAAGTGTTGCTTTGCTTCGTCTGTTTTTTGCTGGGCTTTAAATTTGATAAACATCCAGGCGAGCTTTATTTGATCTGGCAAAGAAGGTTCAGTTTTAATGCCAGATTCTTTGGAGATATTTTCTATATCTTCAAGAGTAATGTCTAACTCATCCAAACCTTGTAATTCATCAAAAATATCATCAAATGAATCTTCTTCTTGTTCTAAAACCTTTTCGCATGATGGTGCGTCGGTAATATTTTGTGCGTTTAAATTTCTAAAAGGGCTTTGTAACGCTGTTGCAAAAAGAAGGGCTAAAACAGCAGTTTTTACGGTCATAATTTTCCTTTTTTTACAAGGATGCTTATAAATCGTTATGGTATAAAAAAAATGATCACAACATTGATCATCTCAGTATTGAAGGAGGTAAGCATAGCGCAGAAAATTAAAGGAGTCAAAATGCGTACAAATAGAAACAATTTTCCGGTGATGCTTGTTGTTCTCGATGGCTTTGGGCATAACGAAAATATCCACGGTAATGCCGTGGCTGCAGCGCGTATGCCGCATTATGATTATCTGCGTGAGCACTATCATACAACGTTGTTGTCTGCGGCGGGACCTGCTGTTGGTCTTTTGCCTGGCGGCATTGGCAACTCTGAGGTTGGGCATTTGACGCTTGGTGCGGGGCGTGTGGTCAAAGGTGTTTTATGTCGTTTTCACGAATCGATTGATGATGGCAGTTTTTTTAAACGTGAAGATTTGTTGCGCGCATTTACTGAGTTAAAAAAGTCTGGTAAGGCGTTGCATGTGATGGGCTTACTTTCAGATGCTGGCGTGCATAGCCATGAAAAACATTTATTTGCCTTGCTTGAATTGGCGGCAAATTGTGGGCTTGAGCGGGTGTATGTGCATGCATTTTTGGATGGTCGCGACGTACCACCACAGTCGGCATTGTTGTATTTGCAGCATCTTGCGGATGTTTTGCACGAGTATCCCAATGCATTGTTGGCAAGTATTCATGGTCGTTTTTTTGCTATGGATCGTGATAACAATTGGGATCGTACTCAAAAAAGTTACGATGTCTTATGTGGCAATGTTAACCCGCCGCGCAGTCCGTTTATTGACTGGCATGCGTTGCTCGAGCAATCGTACACTGATGGCGTTAATGATGAGTTTGTTGAGCCCACCCTACTTGATGTGCGCGGCGGTATTGAATCAGGCGATGGCGTAGTTTTTTTTAATATTCGCCCTGACCGAGCCCGTCAACTCACGGCGGCGTTTGTAGATTCTGCCAACACAGAAATAAAACGCGCTGACACAGTTCTTTCTTTTTTTATTACCGCTATTCGCGTGCAAAAAAATTTTACTAACCAGATACTTTTTGACGATGCGGTTGTTGAGCACACCCTGCTTGACGAGTTGGCAGCTCAAAGTAATATGCCGGTTTTTGTGATAGCAGAAACTGAAAAAATGGCACACGTTACTTATTTTTTTCGCGGTATGCGCGACCAGCGCTTGGCTCATGAACAGTACGAATTTGTGCCATCAATAAAAGCAAAAAATTATGTTGATCATCCAGAAATGTCGGCCAACATTATTACCGATCGATTGGTTGCATCGCTTGAACAACAACCAGCTTCTTTTTATTTAGTTAATTATGCCAATGCCGACATGGTTGGTCATTCAGGCAATTTTGAGGCAACCGTCAAGGCGTGTCAAATTCTTGATGAGCAGCTTGGTGTTTTATATCTCGAGGTGGTGGTTAAGCGCAATGGTTTGTTATTTATTGTTGCTGATCATGGCAACGCTGAGCAAAAAACTGACGAACAAGGCAACCCGCTGACGGCGCACACAACCAACCCGGTGCCTTTTTTGGCGGTTGGCAGGCAGTTTGCTCACGAAATTGGTTTTGTTGAAAGCAAGCCGCACTTCGGGCTTGCGCATGTTGCGCCAACATTGTTGAAATATCTTGAGCTTAAAATTCCTGCTGTCATGAATCAAGAAACAATTTTTTGATGGTTTTTGTTACGAGATTTTTTTACCCGAAAAGCAAGAAAGCATAAAGCCAATAATAAAAATTGAAACAAATGAAAACGAGATGCCGTACGTGATTAAGTTTTTAAAACACAAATTAAAAACATAAAAACAGCTGGCAAGGCTTAAAAGTGGGACGATCATTGTTTGTCTGACTAAACCTTTTCTAATCGCTTGCAGTAGTGCTAACGATGTTAAGCTGTAGCAAGCAAAGTGAG includes these proteins:
- the tsaB gene encoding tRNA (adenosine(37)-N6)-threonylcarbamoyltransferase complex dimerization subunit type 1 TsaB — translated: MTKFFISIQGGYQGLYIALFREKICIQEVFKNDKRASSELVPYVQELLQEHNLSLNDCAFIAVDRGPGAFTSLRVVLATVNGIGLAASKPLIGVNGLQALSDQVKASIADESKNFVLLLNAYNDDVYYALETVGNDREEGCEKIQDLLARLKAGYPELSFVFAGNAVQLHAEKIKEALPRAQLLDEFQVATAEFVGLRAYQDWLEQKNITTKVEPLYLKTQYFSLKKPPL
- a CDS encoding 16S rRNA (uracil(1498)-N(3))-methyltransferase → MKTNKHIFALYAPTLSLSIVHKKNDLISLHDKDLYKRIFNVLRLEESDRVMLFDKNYHVEICLSTTQQDKNMIVGRVAHIEKNVAPAPGITFYQCVTKKNVFEDIVYTATQMGVQTIIPVISEKSERKWEPRETERLEKIIVAAIEQSKSFVFPHIAPAQKLSEILKTTIKGTNILFDAHGQAARTLLEAPSNQQLNVMLGAEGGLTDNELANLCANGFNSYALTTSILRSRDAALVGLGLLRSLIRN
- a CDS encoding 2,3-bisphosphoglycerate-independent phosphoglycerate mutase — translated: MRTNRNNFPVMLVVLDGFGHNENIHGNAVAAARMPHYDYLREHYHTTLLSAAGPAVGLLPGGIGNSEVGHLTLGAGRVVKGVLCRFHESIDDGSFFKREDLLRAFTELKKSGKALHVMGLLSDAGVHSHEKHLFALLELAANCGLERVYVHAFLDGRDVPPQSALLYLQHLADVLHEYPNALLASIHGRFFAMDRDNNWDRTQKSYDVLCGNVNPPRSPFIDWHALLEQSYTDGVNDEFVEPTLLDVRGGIESGDGVVFFNIRPDRARQLTAAFVDSANTEIKRADTVLSFFITAIRVQKNFTNQILFDDAVVEHTLLDELAAQSNMPVFVIAETEKMAHVTYFFRGMRDQRLAHEQYEFVPSIKAKNYVDHPEMSANIITDRLVASLEQQPASFYLVNYANADMVGHSGNFEATVKACQILDEQLGVLYLEVVVKRNGLLFIVADHGNAEQKTDEQGNPLTAHTTNPVPFLAVGRQFAHEIGFVESKPHFGLAHVAPTLLKYLELKIPAVMNQETIF